Genomic segment of Xanthomonas sp. DAR 35659:
TCACGTTGATCGTCTGCGGGGTGTCGATCAGCGGCTGGGTGAACTTGGGCGAGGCCGGTGCTTCCACCAAGTAGCGCTTGGCGCGCTGCGCCTCCACATCGACCTTGCCGAGCGTGGTGGGCTGGCCGTCGGCGGCATCGGCGGCGAACACGGGAGCGGAGAGCAGGTGCAGTCCGCTCAGCAGCGCGGCGGCGGTGAGGGTCTGCGCGGAGACCGGGCGGGAGACGGCGTGCTTGCGGCTCTTGATCGGAGGGGTCATGGACATTCGGCTATGCAGAAGGAAAGGGCGATCCGCCACGCACGCCGCCATGCCCGGAAGGGCAGGCGGGGCGAAGGTCGGGGGTGGCCAGATGGCTGGCTGCCTCTGGCCGCTTAACGCGGTCATCACGACTATTTCCTCGCAAATGCGAATTGTTTGCAATAGCCTTCTTTGTCGCGGCAGCCGCGACGGCGCGCCGATGCGCCGCTCCGGATCACCGAGGGAGCGCGCGGGGACGTGCTAACTTCATGAAGAAAAAGCGATTTTTCCGCAGCGCAGGGCGACGCGCTCAGGCCCGGTCGTCACGGGTCCAGAGCCCGCCGTGTTCCGACTTCACCGGGAATTTGGGCACCGGGCTATAGGCGGGTGCGCACAACGGGCGGCCGTCGCGGACGTCGAAGCGGGCGCCGTGCAGCACGCATTCGATGCTGCCCTCGGCCGCGTCGAACGTGCCCGGGGACAGTTCGTAGTCTTCGTGGCTGCAGCGGTCTTCCAGCGCGTAGAAGGCGCCGTCGAAATTGAACACCACGATCGGCGTGGCGGTCACCTCGTCCCACACCGTGGCGCTCTCGCCCGGCAGCAGCGCGCCGTCGGCGCAGACGAAGGTCCAGGTCTCGCTCATGCGGCGCCGCCCAGCGGCTTTTCCAGCAGTTCGAAGCGCAGGTCGTCGCGCTTGGGCGTGCCGAAACGCGCGTCGCCGTAGGGAAACGGCTTCTTGATCCCGGTGCGGCGGTAGCCGCGGCGCTCGTAGAACGCGATCAGTTCCTCGCGCACGTCGATCACCGTCATCCGCATCACCGGCAAGCGCCATTCCTGCCAGGCGATGCGTTCGGCCTCGGCCAGCACGGTCTTGCCCAGGCCGCCGCCCTGCGCCTGCGGCTGCACCGAGAACATGCCGAAATAGCCGGCGCCGTCGTCGTCGGCGACGTGCGCGCAGGCGATCAGCGCGCCATCGCGCTCGGCCAGCAGCACCAGGCTGCGTGGGCGCAGGATGTCCGCGCGCAACACCTCGCGGTCGATGCGATTGCCGTCGAGCAGGTCGGCCTCGGTGGTCCAGCCGACGCGGCTGGCGTCGCCGCGGTAGGCCGCGGTGACCAGCGCGGCGATGGCATCGAGATCGTCGACGGTCGCGGTGCGGAAGGTGAGGGTGTGCATGGGGCGATTTTAGGCGTTGGAGCGGGGAATGGGGAATGGAGAATCGGGAATCGAAAGACGTGCGCTCACTGCATCGACCGGGCGTAGCCCGCGCGCGGAGCGCTTTGCCGATTCCCGATTCCCCACTTCCGATTCCCGGCCTACATCAACAACTTGCGCACCTTCAGCAGCGCCGCCACGAAGCGCTCGATCTCCTCGTGCGTGTTGTAGAACGCCAGCGAGGCGCGGCAGGTGGCGGCCACGCCGTAGAACTGCAGCAGCGGATGCGCGCAGTGCTGGCCGGAGCGGACCGCCACGCCTTCCAGGTCGAGCAGGGTGGCCAGGTCGTGCGCATGCGCGCCGTCGACCAGGAACGACACCACCGCGGCCTTGCCCGGCGCGGTGCCGAAGATGCGCAGGCCGTCGATCTTCTGCAACTCTTCGGTGAAATGCGCCAGCAGCTCCGCTTCGCGCGCTTCCACGTGCGGCAGACCCAGCGCGCTCAGGTAGTCCACCGCCGCGCCCAGGCCGACGAAACCGGCGATGTTGGGGGTGCCGGCCTCGAACTTGTGCGGCGGATCGTTGAACACGGTGCCGTCGAAGCTGACTTCCTTGATCATCTCGCCGCCGCCGATGAACGGCGGCATCGCCTGCAGATGCTCGCGCCGCGCCCACAGCGCGCCGGTGCCGGTGGGGCCGCACATCTTGTGGCCGGTGATGGCGTAGAAATCGCAGCCGATCGCGGCCACGTCCAGGGCGCGGTGCGGCGCCGCCTGCGAGCCGTCGATGACGCTGACGATGCCGCGTTTGCGCGCCTCGCGGCAGATCTCGCGCACCGGGTTGACCGTGCCCAGCACGTTGGAGACATGGGTCAGCGCCAGCAGCTTGACGTCCGCGGTCATCGCCTTGCGCAGCGCGTCCAGGTCCAGCGCGCCGTCGGCGCCGATCTCGGCGACCTTGACGGTGGCGCCGGTGCGCTGCGCGACCAGTTGCCACGGCACGATGTTGGCGTGGTGCTCCATCCGCGATACCAGGATGCTGTCGCCGGCCTTGAGCCGCGGCAGCGCCCACGAATAGGCCACCAGATTCAGCGCGAAGGTGGCGCCGCTGCACAGCACCAGTTCGTCGGCGCGCACGTTGAGGAACCGCGCCAGCTTGCCGCGCGCGCCCTCGTAGGCGTCGGTGGCCTCGCTGCCGAGCGCATGCACGGCGCGGCTGACGTTGGCGTTGTAGCGACGGTAGAACTCGTCCACCGCCGCGATCACCTGCAGCGGCTTCTGCCCGGTGTTGGCGTTGTCGAAATAGATCAGCGGCTTGCCGTGCACCTGCCGCATCAGCAGCGGGAAATCGCTGCGGACCTTGTCCCAGTCCGGCGCCTGTTCCGGCGCCGCCGCGCGCGGGGCCGCGCGGCTCATGCCACGCCCGCGGCGGCCAGGGCCTGGTCCAGGCGCGCGACCAGGCTGTCGGCCAGCGGCGCATCCAGCACGCGCAGCGGTTCGCGGCAGAACGCGGCGGTCAGCACCTGTTGCGCGCGTTCGCGCGGCAGCCCGCGCGAGCGCAGGTAGAACAGCGCGTTGGCGTCGAGCTGGCCGACGGTGGCGCCATGCGCGGCCTTGACCTCGTCGGCGTCGATCACCAGCACCGGTTGGGTGTCGATCTCGGCATCGGCCGACAGCAGCAGATTCTTGTTGGACAGGCTGGCATCGCTGCCGTCGGCGCCCTGGCGGATCTGGATGCCGCCGTGGAACACCACCCGGCTGCGCGCCGCGGCCACGCCGCGCCACAGCAGTTCGCAGGCGGTGTCGCGGGCGATGTGTTCGATGCCCAGGCGGGTGTCGACCTGGCGGCGGCCGTTGCCGAGCAGCACGCCGTTGGCGACCAGTCGCGCGTTGTCGCCTTCCAGGCGCACGTTGAGTTCGTGCCGCGACAGCGCCGCGCCCAGTTCCAGGTCGATCCGCCGATAGTGCGCGTCGCGCGCCAGTACCGCGTCGGTGCGCAGCAGCGCGGTGACGCCGGACGCGTCCGCCTGCACCCGCGCATGCGCCAACTGCGCGCCGGCGGCCAGGTGCACGTGCGCCAGCGTGTTGCTCAGGTGCGCGGCCTCGCCGAGGTGCAGGTGGTGCTCGATGAGCGACAGCGCCGCGTCCTGGCGCAGTTCGACCAGGTGGCGGTGATGCCATGCGTGGTCGCCGGCGCCGGCGGTGGACACGAACACCAGGTGCAGCGGCGCCGCCACCTGCACGCCCGCGTCCACGCGCAGCACCACGCCTTCGTCGGCCAGCGCCGCGTTGAGTCGCGCGAACACCTCGTCGCCGCGCTCGAAGCGGCGGCCGAGGAAGCGCATCGCGTCGTCGCCGCTGCGCAGGATGCCGGACAGGCGCTGCAGTTCGACCCCGGCCGGCAGGCCTGTCAGGTCGGACAGCGCGTCGCTGGCGCGGCCATTGACGAATACCAGCCGCGGCGCGGGAATGCCGTCGACGACAGCCGCATCCACCGCCGGCGCCGCGCTCGGCGCGGGGCTGAAGCTGCGCCGTTCCAGGGCGCGCAACGAGGTGTACTTCCACGCCTCGCTGCGCGGCCCGGGCAGGCCGTCGCGCAGCGCCTGATCCAGCGGCGCGCGGCGCGCGCCGTCGCCATGGAACGCGGCGGCCAGGGAGTCGAGCAGGGCGCTCATCGGGCCGCCACCTCCGGCGCCACCCGGTCCTTCAACCAGGCGTAGCCGTGCGCTTCCAGTTCCAGCGCCAGTTCCGGCCCGCCGCTCTGCACGATGCGGCCGTCCGCGAGCACGTGCACCACGTCCGGCTTGATGTAGTCGAGCAGGCGCTGGTAGTGGGTGATGACCAGGAACGCGCGCTCGGGCGAGCGCAGCGCGTTGACGCCCTCGGCGACGGTCTTGAGCGCGTCGATGTCCAGGCCGCTGTCGGTCTCGTCGAGGATCGCCAGCTTCGGTTCCAGCACCGCCAACTGGAAGATCTCGTTGCGCTTCTTCTCGCCGCCGGAGAAGCCTTCGTTGACCCCGCGGTGCAGCAGTTCGTCCTTCAGGTGCAGCACCGCCAGCTTCTGCCGCACCAGCTTGAGGAACTGCATCGAATCCAGCTCGGCCTCGCCGCGCGCCTTGCGCTGTGCGTTGAGCGCGGCGCGCAGGAAATAGGTGTTGTTCACCCCAGGAATCTCCACCGGGTACTGGAAAGCCAGGAACAGGCCGGCGGCGGCGCGCTCCTCCGGTTCCAGTTCGAGCAGGTCGCGGTCCTCGAAGCGTACGCTGCCTTCGGCCACCTCGTAACCGTCGCGGCCGGCGAGGATGTTGCCCAGCGTGGACTTGCCGGCGCCGTTCGGACCCATGATGGCGTGCACCTGGCCGGGTTGCACCTGCAGCGACAGGCCCTTGAGGATGTCCTTGCCGGCGACGGAGGCGTGGAGGTTTTCGATTGTAAGCATGGGGAATGGGGAGTTGAGAATGGGGAATGGGTAAAAAGCAGATGCGCTGGGGCCCGGAAGATCAGGGCGGGAACCGATTCCCGATTCTCCATTCCCGATTCCCGGCTCGATGGGCGTCAGCCCACCGAGCCTTCCAGCGAGACTTCAAGGAGCTTCTTCGCTTCCACAGCGAACTCCATCGGCAGTTCGCGGAACACCTGCTTGCAGAAGCCGTCGACGATCATCGACACCGCGTTCTCCTGGTCGATGCCGCGCGCGCGGCAATAGAACAGCTGGTCGTCGCTGATCTTGGAGGTGGTGGCCTCGTGCTCGACCGTGGCGGTGGGGTGCCTGACCTCGATGTACGGGAAGGTATGCGCGCCGCACTGCTTGCCGATCAGCAGCGAGTCGCACTGGGTGTAGTTGCGCGCGCCCTCGGCGCTGCGTTCCACCTTGACCAGGCCGCGGTAGGTGTTCTGCCCGCGTCCGGCGCTGATGCCCTTGCTGACGATCTTGCTTTTGGTGCGCTTGCCGACGTGGATCATCTTGGTGCCGGTGTCGGCCTGCTGGCGGTGATGGGTCAGCGCCACCGAGTGGAACTCGCCGACCGAGTCGTCGCCCAGCAGCACGCACGAGGGGTACTTCCAGGTGATCGCCGAGCCGGTCTCGACCTGGGTCCAGGTGATCTTGCTGCGCGCGCCGCGGCACTCGCCGCGCTTGGTCACGAAGTTGTAGATGCCGCCGACGCCGTTCTCGTCGCCCGGGTACCAGTTCTGCACGGTCGAGTACTTGATCTCCGCGTCTTCCAGCGCGACCAGTTCGACCACCGCCGCGTGCAATTGGTTCTCGTCGCGCATCGGCGCGGTGCAGCCTTCCAGGTAGGACACGTAGGCCTTGTCCTCGCACACGATCAAGGTGCGCTCGAACTGGCCGGTATGGCCGGCGTTGATCCGGAAATAGGTGCTCAGCTCCATCGGGCAGCGCACGCCCTTGGGAATGAACACGAAGCTGCCATCGGAGAACACCGCCGAGTTGAGCGCGGCGAAGTAGTTGTCGCCGACCGGCACCACGCTGCCCAGGTACTGCTTGACGATCTCCGAGTGTTCCTTGATCGCCTCGGACATCGAGCAGAAGATCACGCCCTTCTCGGCCAGTTCCTTGCGGAAGGTGGTGCCGACCGAGACCGAATCGAACACCGCGTCCACCGCCACGCCGGCCAGCTTGGCGCGTTCGTGCAACGGCACGCCGAGCTTGTCGTAGGTGTCCAGCAGTTCCTTGGGCACCTCGTCCAGCGAGGCGTACTTGGGCCCCTTGGGCGCGGAGTAGTAGCTCAGCGCCTGGAAATCGATCGGCGCGATCTGCAGCTTGGCCCAGTGCGGCATCGGCATCTTCAGCCAGTGCCGGTAGGCGGCCAGGCGCCACTCGGTCATCCATTCCGGTTCGTCCTTCTTGACCGACAGGGCGCGCACGACGTCCTCGTTCAAGCCGGGCAGGAACGCGTCCGATTCGATGTCGGTGATGAAGCCGGCGTCGTAGCGACGTCCCAGCCGTTCCAGGATTTCAGCGTTTTCGGTGGCCATGGGGGCTGCCTACAGGTCAGGTGGTCGCGAACCGCACGGCGATCGGACGCCGTTTGGGATCGCCGGAGGAGGGAAGCGGGTGCAGCATCTGCGCCAGGGTCACGCCGCGCAGCGCGTCGGCGACCACGTCGTTGATCAGCCGCCAGTTGGAACGCACGCCGCATATCTGCGCGATGCTGCACTGGCTTTGCTGGTGGCTGCATTCGGTGATCGCCAGCGGGCCTTCCATCGCCTCGACGATCTGGATCAGGGTGATGGTGTCGGCCGGGCGCGCCAGCCTGTAACCGCCATGCACGCCGCGCAGGCCTTCGACCAGCCCGGCCTGGGCCAGCGGCTTGAGCAGCTTGCTGACGGTGGGCGGCTCCAGCCCGGACTGCTCGGCCAGTTCGGTCGCGCTCAGCACCTCGCCGGGGCGCGCGGCAAGCACGGTCAGCACGACGGTGGCGTAATCGGTCAACTTGGTGACGCGGAGCATGGGGGCGACAACGGGATTGCAATGTGGACCGAAATTGTACGCTTTTGCGCGCCCGGGTCCAAGCCGCGCGTTCATGTTTTTGTCTATCGCGGCGATCGGCGGCCCCGTCTTCTTCCTTGCAGGGCTTGGGATCGCCGCCGATGTGCGCCAGAATCGACCCTTTCCCGTTCCGGACCGCCGCATGCCCCGTAAGATCGCCGCCCGCAAGTCCCGCATCCATGGCAATGGCGTATTCGCCGTGCTGCCGCTCAAGAAAGGCGAGCGCGTCATCGAGTACAAGGGCCGCCGCCGCACCCATGCCGAGGTGGACCGCGACGAGGCCGGCGATGTCGAGACCGGCCATACCTTCCTGTTCACCCTCAGCGACGATTACGTGATCGACGCCAACTACGAGGGCAACGACGCGCGCTGGATCAACCACAGCTGCGCGCCGAACTGCGAGGCGGTGATCATCGAGGCCGAGGGCGACGACCGTCGCCAGGACAAGGTGGTGATCGAGGCGCTGCGCGCGATCAAGCCGGGCGAGGAGCTGACCTA
This window contains:
- a CDS encoding non-heme iron oxygenase ferredoxin subunit is translated as MSETWTFVCADGALLPGESATVWDEVTATPIVVFNFDGAFYALEDRCSHEDYELSPGTFDAAEGSIECVLHGARFDVRDGRPLCAPAYSPVPKFPVKSEHGGLWTRDDRA
- a CDS encoding GNAT family N-acetyltransferase, giving the protein MHTLTFRTATVDDLDAIAALVTAAYRGDASRVGWTTEADLLDGNRIDREVLRADILRPRSLVLLAERDGALIACAHVADDDGAGYFGMFSVQPQAQGGGLGKTVLAEAERIAWQEWRLPVMRMTVIDVREELIAFYERRGYRRTGIKKPFPYGDARFGTPKRDDLRFELLEKPLGGAA
- a CDS encoding cysteine desulfurase, with amino-acid sequence MSRAAPRAAAPEQAPDWDKVRSDFPLLMRQVHGKPLIYFDNANTGQKPLQVIAAVDEFYRRYNANVSRAVHALGSEATDAYEGARGKLARFLNVRADELVLCSGATFALNLVAYSWALPRLKAGDSILVSRMEHHANIVPWQLVAQRTGATVKVAEIGADGALDLDALRKAMTADVKLLALTHVSNVLGTVNPVREICREARKRGIVSVIDGSQAAPHRALDVAAIGCDFYAITGHKMCGPTGTGALWARREHLQAMPPFIGGGEMIKEVSFDGTVFNDPPHKFEAGTPNIAGFVGLGAAVDYLSALGLPHVEAREAELLAHFTEELQKIDGLRIFGTAPGKAAVVSFLVDGAHAHDLATLLDLEGVAVRSGQHCAHPLLQFYGVAATCRASLAFYNTHEEIERFVAALLKVRKLLM
- the sufD gene encoding Fe-S cluster assembly protein SufD, which gives rise to MSALLDSLAAAFHGDGARRAPLDQALRDGLPGPRSEAWKYTSLRALERRSFSPAPSAAPAVDAAVVDGIPAPRLVFVNGRASDALSDLTGLPAGVELQRLSGILRSGDDAMRFLGRRFERGDEVFARLNAALADEGVVLRVDAGVQVAAPLHLVFVSTAGAGDHAWHHRHLVELRQDAALSLIEHHLHLGEAAHLSNTLAHVHLAAGAQLAHARVQADASGVTALLRTDAVLARDAHYRRIDLELGAALSRHELNVRLEGDNARLVANGVLLGNGRRQVDTRLGIEHIARDTACELLWRGVAAARSRVVFHGGIQIRQGADGSDASLSNKNLLLSADAEIDTQPVLVIDADEVKAAHGATVGQLDANALFYLRSRGLPRERAQQVLTAAFCREPLRVLDAPLADSLVARLDQALAAAGVA
- the sufC gene encoding Fe-S cluster assembly ATPase SufC; translated protein: MLTIENLHASVAGKDILKGLSLQVQPGQVHAIMGPNGAGKSTLGNILAGRDGYEVAEGSVRFEDRDLLELEPEERAAAGLFLAFQYPVEIPGVNNTYFLRAALNAQRKARGEAELDSMQFLKLVRQKLAVLHLKDELLHRGVNEGFSGGEKKRNEIFQLAVLEPKLAILDETDSGLDIDALKTVAEGVNALRSPERAFLVITHYQRLLDYIKPDVVHVLADGRIVQSGGPELALELEAHGYAWLKDRVAPEVAAR
- the sufB gene encoding Fe-S cluster assembly protein SufB → MATENAEILERLGRRYDAGFITDIESDAFLPGLNEDVVRALSVKKDEPEWMTEWRLAAYRHWLKMPMPHWAKLQIAPIDFQALSYYSAPKGPKYASLDEVPKELLDTYDKLGVPLHERAKLAGVAVDAVFDSVSVGTTFRKELAEKGVIFCSMSEAIKEHSEIVKQYLGSVVPVGDNYFAALNSAVFSDGSFVFIPKGVRCPMELSTYFRINAGHTGQFERTLIVCEDKAYVSYLEGCTAPMRDENQLHAAVVELVALEDAEIKYSTVQNWYPGDENGVGGIYNFVTKRGECRGARSKITWTQVETGSAITWKYPSCVLLGDDSVGEFHSVALTHHRQQADTGTKMIHVGKRTKSKIVSKGISAGRGQNTYRGLVKVERSAEGARNYTQCDSLLIGKQCGAHTFPYIEVRHPTATVEHEATTSKISDDQLFYCRARGIDQENAVSMIVDGFCKQVFRELPMEFAVEAKKLLEVSLEGSVG
- a CDS encoding SUF system Fe-S cluster assembly regulator, producing MLRVTKLTDYATVVLTVLAARPGEVLSATELAEQSGLEPPTVSKLLKPLAQAGLVEGLRGVHGGYRLARPADTITLIQIVEAMEGPLAITECSHQQSQCSIAQICGVRSNWRLINDVVADALRGVTLAQMLHPLPSSGDPKRRPIAVRFATT
- a CDS encoding SET domain-containing protein; its protein translation is MPRKIAARKSRIHGNGVFAVLPLKKGERVIEYKGRRRTHAEVDRDEAGDVETGHTFLFTLSDDYVIDANYEGNDARWINHSCAPNCEAVIIEAEGDDRRQDKVVIEALRAIKPGEELTYNYGITLAERHTPRLKKIWECRCGSKNCTGTMLQPKR